DNA from Ptychodera flava strain L36383 chromosome 15, AS_Pfla_20210202, whole genome shotgun sequence:
CTTGTCGTGATATGGTTGTGTACTTGACGCATGTTGCTCTTTTTTGGAGGGACTGTGTGTTGATTAGGGCTCCATGGTTGaagcatggaggtaaaaaaagaGAACAGTCTAAATGTTAGAAGCAAGGAAGATGTATCTATAGTACCTTCGATGGGCGTTCCCgacctcccaccacagccctgcgaAGGTCCATATCGGCGACGTGATGCGGTCCGAATAGGGACCGCACACGGAGAACTACTTTTCTGACTATTTTCGGCCAAATTCATTTCCATTCCGCTCTATGCCTACCCGAATAATTCAATCGATCACAGACTGCATAAAAGTTCGCTCTCGTGACGCCCCAAACCGCTAGTTTTCCAGCGAAGCACGGTCAAGGGCCTAGTGGCCGGCCATGCCTCACATGAACGTATCTAGTGGCCGGCTACTGggccattgaccgtgcatcaCTGGCAAACTCGTCACGAGGGCATTAAAAACGCCGGggacacacagcatcgtacgcagggctaacaggGCTAACGCATAGTGCTGCTACCACAGCTTTAGTAAGGTAACAGTTGTAGTCCTCGCATGTCAAATGACTCAGGTTGAAGAAAGACATGACCTATTCCAGTCTCGAATGGAATAGAAAAACACTGTAAATAACTTTTTTAATGTAAGGAACCATCTTGCTTCTACTGTAGATGATAGAAATAGAGCTgtttaaattaaatatttaaatcaagGCATATACAAGACTGTACATCTgaacaaaatcaaagtttctCATTCAAGGGTATTATTTGAGATTTAAACCAAAAGTTGTTTAAAGTTCTTGAAAATCATTTGAATGTACTTTatacagggctcaaaattagcggtagtcccgcgtccacagactaccatcttttccctggggctaccaaaatccatgaaatggtagcccacacggactagtACAAAAGACCGGGACAGAAAATTCAGCCAGTACTTGGCGTGCAATGGCAAATATcagaactgacgtacttgacaGGCGCTGGAAACGATGatcaatgaaaacgcattttcattgcatttgatcataatgtatcaatcaaggcaatatgcctcctccctacagaaagtCCATGGCCTATTTTTAGCACTGCTCTACAGTATGTCTAGTCTGGACGTACTGAGAAGGTCGTGGTcattgtcatgacgactatcaaaatttcatgCAACTCTGAAGATGAAACAAGTTGCCAATAGATCACCAAACTTTTTAGTATCACTGCTGTCCATTAGGTTAAAACAGATCGCTTCTGGTCATGGTGTGCATCAATTCAGAACCTGCACATCATGGCATTTTTATTGGGTACTAGGTGtgtaagtattcacatcaaatgactagaaaattcacttcatggacagaatcttgaaaaattgctttttccttgtctggttaatgaaaaagAATATCCCTAAACTGAAATATGCATGGtttaccagccattgtcactggactaccaacttcagaaaatggtagcccaagtgaaCTACCAGTTAATTTCAAGCCCTGACTTATATATTGTCTATCAAGCATGTCACTGAATCCAATCAAAGCAAACCACTCGACTGGggaaaaattcaaatgtttgattttcacaaaagtaagttGTTGAAAACTATATTAAGCCTGAATGGTTGAAGATTAAAAACGTATTGTAGAAGTTTGACATTCTGAATATGTGTCACTGAGGTGCATTTCACATTAAAATAAGAGTTACATAAATtgggaatataattttttagcACAATTTCATTATACTGTACTTTTAGTGGTGTAGAATTCATGGAGACTTGGGTGTCTCCCTGCTATGGCCATACTACAGTACATACTTGATTCAACACAACAAAGAGATGATTGCAGATCTGTTTCTTCAGATAGTGCTAAGTAAAGTCAGACAGACTACTCCTGATAGGCAAAAAGAGGAAGGGGTTTGCAAGAAAGTGCAAAGTTATAGACCAGTCTGGGTAAGAGGATAGTAGGAAAGAGCCATACCGTATATCTAATGAGGGtcaaggcaagaaccaatcacatactgtatatgtaattaGGGTTAAATGTTCCATGGGCTcgctttgaaatgttatgctgaAAACATGatctgacctgacagatccaccaATCGAGTGTGACTGTTGTCTACCGGGAAGTGTCTCAGCCTGATTCGATTTGCGATGTGCTcccatatcaaaattttgaggatttcttcaggaatagttttctgattttctttcccCTTCCCCATGTTCAACAAAGAGTTATTTGACGTTTTTCATTCTCTCTTCCTATTTTTGGTTAACTTTTTGGCAATTTCATCCAGTGTGCATTTTtggagcgaagggtcaatcgtaccgggaaatgcatggtgatcgaaaaagtCATACTCCATTGTACTCCAATGACCGACAAGAACAGTTCACCCatcgttgcaaagcttgaaaaatGCTCCATGCTGCAGATGGCAAGGTGATATTTGGCGTCAAATAACTTATTGTAAATTTACAAGAgtcaaatcctgatttctaggagcaGTACCTGCCCAGGAAAACCACCTAAAGAAGTATTTTTCTATGTACAGTCACAATCTCGACAATACTGAACCATGTGCATCACgttacatctaaaaactactaAGTGCTAAAAGAAAGAGTGAAATCTAGCCGAAAACGTCGAACTTGTTGCAATTATCTATAAGCGTAATTTCACATGTTTTATTATTCATGACATTGGCAACTTACGttcactgattggtcaatcgtactaTGCTCCATGGTGACATAACCAGGATTCACAGATGAAAGGTTTATAATGAGAAGAGAAGGAGCCAGAGAAAGGAGGGAGAAAGTGGGAGGAAAGAAAAAACACAGCAGAGTAATTGCAGAAGGCATTGCTAtgttacatgtcttttttccaACATAAGTAACAATTCCTTTTTTTTGTTTACAGAAAACCAGGGGGAAATATCGCACAAACAAATGTTGGATGTTGACAGAAGCTGACGGCATGCATACCAGTAAAGAGGTAGACAATGGCAGTGTGGATAAGGAGATGGAGAAGATGGTATATCTGTGCAAAACATGGGATAAAATACCGGGTCAACTTCAATGTAAAGTCAAAGAATACTGCTTTAAAATCATCAAGGGTGATGATGTTGAGAAACTACAGTGCTTGTTGAATGCTGGGTTCAGTCCAACCACTGAATTCAAAGTGGATGTGTTCATGGAATGTTTCATTGAAAGTCGTGATTACaaagaaaattttgatagtGATGATCAGTATGAGCTAGATGACCCTGGTCTTCATCCTGGTCTTCATCCTGGTGTCTATACAGCTTTGGAAGTCGCCATTTCCAAATCAAGTGTCAAATGTGTAAAGTATTTACTTGCAAACGGTGTCGACCCAAGCAAGCCCACAACTCAGAATGTATCACCACTGTCTCTAGCCTGTTGCAGTGACCACATTTGCGAGATTGTAGAACTACTGGTCCGGAAAGGGGCAAGATTTGAAACTGACAAGTCACTGTTGGTCTGTTTTGCCATATATGGATGCTTAAAGTGTGTGCAGTTATTCATCGATTGTGGTGCTGACCTCGATGTGTGTATTGCCGGATTTAATGGTGCGTTACATGTTTTGGCTGTACCACAGTCTTATGAGAGTCATGCTGTTGCCAAGTTACTCCTGGAACATGGTTGTAATGTTGATCTCCCAGACAAAGAGGGTAAAACACCCCTTTCTGTGGCTATACGGACAGGCAACGTTAAAGGTGCTGAGATACTCCTGGAGCATAATGCCAATGTTAATTTGCATTGCATTAAACAAGCCTTGCACACCGCATTTAATTATGGCTGTGTTAACTGTGTAAATGCTATCATTCCAAAACTGGATGATTTATTCTATTTGGACGATGAGGATGGCAGTTCCATTCTAGACATAGCATTGATTAACTCTTCAAGTTATGTTCACAGCCACTGTAACTACACACCAGAAGGGCAGGAATCTTTTATAGATCCCATACCGTACATCAGTAAGCTTCTCATCTATGGTGCACGGACGAGTATCTTCTGGAGCAGTCACTTACGAGACTTGCTTCAAAATCCAAAGCTGTCAATTGAACCCATCGGTGCCGCTGTGAACTCTTTCAGGACCTTTAACCTTGACCTCAGAGGCTGTCCAATCCCAGAAGATAAACTGAAGCAGCATCCAGACTTTTACAAGAAGCTGTTGAATCTCCAGTTTACACCAAGATCGTTGCAACATCAATGCCGTTCATTTCTCACACAGCATCTGAATCACAACTACTATCAGCAAGTGATTCAGTATGACATACCGGCA
Protein-coding regions in this window:
- the LOC139151547 gene encoding ankyrin repeat and SOCS box protein 10-like, whose translation is MLFSVELELAPVVDKLKWMYRGHGRRHIGRNKTRGKYRTNKCWMLTEADGMHTSKEVDNGSVDKEMEKMVYLCKTWDKIPGQLQCKVKEYCFKIIKGDDVEKLQCLLNAGFSPTTEFKVDVFMECFIESRDYKENFDSDDQYELDDPGLHPGLHPGVYTALEVAISKSSVKCVKYLLANGVDPSKPTTQNVSPLSLACCSDHICEIVELLVRKGARFETDKSLLVCFAIYGCLKCVQLFIDCGADLDVCIAGFNGALHVLAVPQSYESHAVAKLLLEHGCNVDLPDKEGKTPLSVAIRTGNVKGAEILLEHNANVNLHCIKQALHTAFNYGCVNCVNAIIPKLDDLFYLDDEDGSSILDIALINSSSYVHSHCNYTPEGQESFIDPIPYISKLLIYGARTSIFWSSHLRDLLQNPKLSIEPIGAAVNSFRTFNLDLRGCPIPEDKLKQHPDFYKKLLNLQFTPRSLQHQCRSFLTQHLNHNYYQQVIQYDIPANLKSYLLFRDPANLD